One Candidatus Cloacimonadota bacterium DNA window includes the following coding sequences:
- a CDS encoding DUF58 domain-containing protein, protein MENRYLSEELIAKIDKFKLRARLIVEGFIIGLHKSPYHGFSVEFSDHRQYNPGDSIKDVDWKVYGKTNRYYIRRYEEETNLKSYILIDHSKSMGYTSGTTTKLEYAKALASSLSYLMINQQDASGLLAFTDKITSYIPPRSVKSYLNILLTNIHNLEAEDKTRTAEVLHNLAERIHKRGLIILISDLIDDPDSILSGLQHFRHKKNEVIVFHIQDKQEYLFDFQSETEFIDSETGEKLTVNPWLIKKDYLQEYNNNIEYLKKRCFEARIEYNPITTETPYDQVLLQYLLKRAKLI, encoded by the coding sequence ATGGAAAATCGTTATCTTTCGGAAGAGTTGATCGCTAAGATCGATAAGTTTAAATTAAGAGCCCGTCTGATAGTTGAAGGGTTTATCATTGGTCTGCATAAATCACCTTATCACGGCTTTAGTGTCGAATTTTCCGATCACAGACAGTACAATCCCGGTGACTCCATCAAAGATGTTGATTGGAAAGTTTATGGTAAGACTAATCGTTATTACATCCGTCGTTATGAAGAAGAGACTAATCTCAAATCATATATACTGATAGATCATAGTAAATCAATGGGTTATACTTCGGGAACAACAACCAAATTAGAATATGCCAAAGCATTAGCTTCTTCGCTCTCCTACCTGATGATAAATCAGCAAGATGCCTCAGGATTACTAGCTTTTACTGATAAAATAACCTCTTATATTCCGCCGCGCTCAGTAAAGTCATATCTCAATATTCTCTTAACGAATATCCATAACTTAGAAGCAGAAGATAAGACAAGAACGGCTGAGGTACTGCATAATTTAGCGGAACGGATTCATAAAAGGGGCTTGATAATTTTAATTTCTGATTTAATAGATGATCCTGATAGCATACTTTCAGGTCTTCAGCATTTCCGCCACAAGAAGAACGAAGTGATAGTTTTTCATATTCAGGATAAGCAGGAATATCTCTTTGATTTTCAGTCTGAAACAGAATTCATCGACTCAGAAACAGGAGAAAAATTAACAGTAAACCCTTGGTTAATAAAAAAGGATTATCTGCAGGAATATAACAATAATATCGAATACTTAAAAAAACGGTGTTTCGAAGCAAGAATTGAATATAATCCAATTACTACCGAAACACCTT
- a CDS encoding YjbH domain-containing protein, producing MKIILCCLIILCMISILSGYELIYLADTPTAGILQYGEVLINTKMYRNNGIILGASVGLFSRFMLGVSYGGENIVGNESPNWHERPEVHAKYRIIDESPFLPAVVVGFDSQGHGVYHSLLKRYDIKSKGFYAAASRNYYFLGNLGLHLGTNYSMENKDEQKSINFFLGVDKSLGDELTLMIDYDFALNDKKPEMEELTFNESLWKRKGNGYLNLALYLRFTDFLAVKFIAYDVLENNRQTTGADRAILIDYNMKF from the coding sequence ATGAAAATAATACTCTGTTGTCTGATCATTTTGTGTATGATATCCATTTTAAGTGGTTATGAGTTGATATATTTGGCAGATACTCCTACTGCTGGAATTCTACAATATGGAGAAGTATTGATTAACACAAAGATGTATCGAAATAATGGGATCATTTTAGGAGCATCTGTTGGTTTATTCTCACGTTTTATGTTAGGCGTAAGTTATGGTGGAGAAAATATTGTCGGCAATGAATCACCTAACTGGCACGAGAGACCAGAAGTTCATGCTAAATATCGTATTATAGATGAAAGTCCATTTTTACCTGCTGTAGTAGTTGGATTTGACTCTCAGGGTCATGGGGTTTATCATTCCCTCTTAAAAAGATATGATATCAAATCAAAGGGGTTTTATGCAGCAGCAAGCCGTAATTATTATTTCCTCGGTAATCTTGGTTTACATCTCGGAACAAACTATAGTATGGAAAATAAAGATGAGCAGAAAAGTATTAATTTTTTCCTTGGTGTAGATAAATCGTTAGGAGATGAACTTACTTTAATGATTGATTATGACTTTGCTCTAAACGATAAAAAACCTGAAATGGAAGAGTTGACCTTTAATGAAAGTCTTTGGAAAAGAAAGGGTAATGGTTACTTGAACCTTGCTCTTTATCTTCGATTTACAGACTTCTTGGCAGTCAAATTTATTGCTTATGATGTGTTAGAGAATAATCGTCAAACTACTGGTGCCGATAGAGCTATTTTAATTGATTATAATATGAAGTTTTAG
- a CDS encoding DUF4837 family protein, producing the protein MIYSIFNKHHSNITSDRIVIRETRMIKLFNPSFCFALKKCSVLLVILLSSILVSCGGSDDSRRHRPSGNQTDPRKPLSWGHEQTIYVFADDRVWYYAEQYLRESIERYYFTTENETYFDLKRGDFSSLDLFYRFKNLIFLAHLDSDRHVSNYIKQNLTENVIQSVNENGVGMFIRHNLWANDQLVLFLVGDTEANLLRYNILQADEVFQQFREKLYARTASRIFGFNVHPVSLFRNFPWNMKIPEYYIVYKRNEADNFISFLARRREQPDRYLSVYYEDMPENNLDIDWLFTTRERLAWQYYDEDEFRREDTRSEVTDLVGINALKLSGRWQNRKHAIGGAFQSFAFYDDIGKRAYLIDNSVFYPEGFKLPALIELEVISRTIDLEQESEALSAVE; encoded by the coding sequence GTGATTTATAGTATATTTAATAAGCATCACAGTAACATAACTTCTGATAGAATAGTAATCAGAGAAACGAGAATGATCAAACTATTTAATCCTTCTTTCTGCTTTGCTCTGAAAAAGTGCAGCGTTTTGTTAGTTATACTGTTATCGTCTATACTTGTAAGTTGTGGTGGTAGTGATGACAGTAGAAGACACCGTCCTTCAGGAAACCAGACAGATCCCAGAAAACCTCTTTCTTGGGGTCATGAACAAACGATTTATGTCTTTGCTGATGACCGGGTCTGGTACTATGCAGAACAATATTTGCGAGAAAGTATAGAGAGATATTACTTTACGACTGAAAACGAAACCTATTTCGACTTGAAACGTGGCGATTTTAGCTCTCTTGATCTGTTTTACCGTTTCAAGAACTTGATCTTTCTGGCACATCTCGATTCAGATAGACATGTCTCAAACTATATAAAACAGAATTTGACCGAAAACGTTATTCAGTCGGTGAATGAAAACGGAGTCGGTATGTTTATCCGCCATAATCTCTGGGCAAACGACCAATTAGTCCTCTTTTTAGTGGGAGATACAGAAGCTAATCTGCTGAGATATAACATCTTGCAAGCCGATGAGGTTTTTCAGCAATTTCGTGAAAAATTATATGCACGCACAGCAAGCCGTATATTCGGGTTTAATGTTCACCCGGTTAGCTTGTTTCGTAATTTCCCTTGGAATATGAAGATACCGGAATATTACATCGTTTATAAAAGGAATGAAGCTGATAATTTCATTTCTTTTTTAGCAAGAAGAAGAGAACAACCCGATAGGTATCTTTCCGTTTATTATGAAGATATGCCTGAAAATAATCTGGATATTGATTGGTTATTTACAACAAGAGAAAGATTAGCATGGCAGTATTACGATGAAGATGAGTTTAGAAGAGAAGATACCCGTTCCGAAGTAACAGATCTGGTAGGAATCAATGCCCTGAAACTCTCAGGTCGTTGGCAAAACCGTAAACATGCTATCGGTGGTGCATTTCAGTCTTTTGCTTTTTATGATGATATTGGCAAAAGAGCTTATTTAATAGATAATTCAGTTTTTTATCCCGAAGGATTCAAGTTGCCAGCCTTAATTGAATTAGAAGTTATAAGCCGGACTATTGATCTTGAACAAGAATCGGAAGCACTATCAGCAGTAGAATAG
- the pgsA gene encoding CDP-diacylglycerol--glycerol-3-phosphate 3-phosphatidyltransferase: MKIKRHIPNMLTISRILLVPIYLICLYLIGDQLGAELALLVFIVAGITDFFDGVLARKFKSITDFGKVVDPLADKIIVSVALITIALSPIELTSIYVAYIVILREILVTILRSWYQKKNIYIAANFWGKLKTTFQMTGIIASLLLYAGKFRFEFIRINMHRFTDILQIFFWLVVVITIVSGITYLPFLKKNNVKG; this comes from the coding sequence ATGAAAATAAAACGACATATTCCTAATATGCTAACGATTTCCCGTATATTATTAGTACCGATTTATCTCATCTGTCTTTATTTGATCGGAGATCAATTAGGAGCTGAACTGGCTTTATTAGTATTTATTGTTGCTGGTATAACTGACTTTTTTGATGGTGTGCTGGCTCGCAAGTTTAAAAGTATAACAGATTTCGGGAAAGTTGTTGATCCCTTGGCAGACAAGATAATTGTCTCCGTTGCTTTGATCACTATTGCTCTTTCCCCTATCGAATTAACAAGTATCTATGTTGCATACATCGTTATTTTAAGAGAAATCTTAGTTACAATCCTTAGGTCATGGTATCAAAAAAAGAATATCTATATCGCTGCTAACTTCTGGGGTAAATTAAAGACTACCTTTCAAATGACCGGTATTATTGCCTCCCTGCTACTCTATGCAGGTAAGTTTAGGTTTGAGTTTATAAGAATTAATATGCATCGGTTTACAGATATTTTACAGATATTTTTCTGGCTTGTTGTCGTTATAACGATAGTATCGGGAATAACTTATCTCCCTTTCTTAAAGAAAAATAACGTGAAAGGTTAG
- a CDS encoding ATP-binding cassette domain-containing protein produces MLVIPKLKVTDGKNIILFSDALTIPEGKSIYLCDSNLKGKTLFLQAIYHYLKKSRKSREKLLKKENEFIWDISNKKKLYRKGSKDVLLIEYTPAILPNLTINQNIMLPLKTINVRMKNKIREYLQQFDLGSKQYNSAKNLSFSEMKIIELIRAVMLLPSVVLIDDFDLSFYQTLLEKVLHIMFLMQQNGTVFIATGKSENLAFSKNYKIENKKVIEV; encoded by the coding sequence ATGTTAGTAATACCAAAACTCAAGGTTACAGATGGAAAGAACATCATTCTCTTCTCAGATGCTTTAACTATCCCGGAAGGCAAATCAATCTACCTCTGTGATAGTAACCTTAAAGGGAAAACTCTCTTTTTACAAGCGATCTACCATTATCTTAAAAAGAGTCGAAAAAGCAGAGAAAAACTCCTCAAGAAAGAAAATGAATTCATCTGGGATATTAGTAATAAAAAAAAACTATATAGAAAAGGTAGTAAAGATGTTCTGTTAATCGAATATACACCGGCAATACTTCCTAACCTCACTATCAATCAAAACATAATGCTTCCCCTTAAAACCATTAATGTAAGAATGAAGAATAAGATTCGTGAATACCTACAACAGTTTGATCTCGGTTCAAAACAATACAATTCTGCAAAGAATCTTTCTTTCTCAGAGATGAAGATTATTGAACTTATCAGGGCTGTAATGCTGTTACCCAGTGTTGTTCTTATTGATGATTTCGACCTTTCTTTTTATCAAACTCTGTTAGAGAAAGTTCTGCATATAATGTTTCTCATGCAACAAAATGGTACAGTCTTTATTGCTACCGGCAAATCAGAAAATCTTGCCTTTTCTAAAAACTATAAAATTGAGAACAAAAAGGTCATTGAAGTATGA
- a CDS encoding methyltransferase, translating into MDLRPVALPFAKISILQDVESQAISSDSEFLYRNIVAEYSGNAEKPIKALELGTGNGIIAIMLALTFKNWQIKALEAQIALYLLAKKNISQSKTDIDLILTDFRKTKQIDINEKYDLIYSNPPFYSLTTVRISPSISKSLSRYELLCDMEDVLLIMKINLKKNGKGLFLYPTIRADEFRRKAEKHGFEIVNEQINVNKTQQENKSRTIFFISHTKRMSS; encoded by the coding sequence ATGGATTTGAGACCCGTTGCCTTACCTTTTGCAAAGATAAGCATTCTGCAAGATGTTGAAAGCCAGGCTATTAGTTCGGACAGTGAATTTTTGTACCGCAATATTGTCGCTGAATATTCTGGAAATGCTGAAAAACCTATCAAGGCGTTGGAATTAGGAACAGGTAATGGTATAATAGCAATAATGCTGGCTCTTACTTTTAAAAATTGGCAAATCAAGGCTCTGGAAGCACAAATAGCGCTCTATCTGCTGGCAAAAAAAAATATAAGTCAAAGTAAAACAGATATTGACCTCATCTTAACTGATTTTCGGAAAACAAAACAAATTGATATCAATGAGAAGTATGATCTGATCTACTCTAACCCCCCATTTTATTCACTAACGACAGTGAGAATAAGCCCTTCAATATCCAAATCTCTGTCCCGTTATGAATTGCTTTGTGATATGGAGGATGTTTTATTGATAATGAAGATTAACCTTAAGAAGAATGGTAAAGGATTGTTCCTTTATCCAACTATAAGAGCTGATGAGTTCAGAAGAAAAGCCGAGAAACATGGTTTCGAGATAGTTAACGAACAAATTAATGTTAACAAAACACAACAGGAAAATAAATCGAGAACCATATTTTTTATAAGTCATACTAAGAGGATGAGCAGTTAA
- the nadA gene encoding quinolinate synthase NadA, whose protein sequence is MTFNKSITELICQIENLKKKKNVLILVHNYQPLEIHSVADITGDSLQLAQEAAMTDAKIIVLAGVKFMAETAKLLNPKAKVLLSHPNAGCPMADMITAEQLRDFKAEFPGSEVVCYVNSSIEVKAESDICCTSSNALKVVKSIPPDKKILFVPDQNLGSYVAEQSGREIIVWKGFCSVHHVNITVQDVERVRREYPDYTLMVHPECIPEVVRLADIVASTKGMADFVAKNDKVILGTEIGLTEQLRSRYPAKKIHPLSEKAICKNMKKSSLPLLLEVIDKEANEITIEKQVADRAMQALKRMLEVS, encoded by the coding sequence ATGACCTTTAATAAAAGTATTACTGAATTGATATGTCAGATAGAAAACCTCAAGAAGAAAAAGAATGTTTTGATATTAGTTCATAATTATCAACCACTTGAAATACATAGTGTGGCTGATATAACCGGAGATTCTTTACAGTTAGCTCAGGAAGCTGCCATGACAGATGCCAAGATTATTGTTTTGGCAGGAGTAAAATTTATGGCTGAAACAGCTAAACTATTAAATCCAAAGGCAAAAGTTTTGCTATCTCACCCCAATGCCGGTTGTCCAATGGCAGATATGATTACTGCCGAGCAATTACGGGATTTTAAAGCTGAATTTCCCGGCTCTGAGGTAGTCTGTTATGTTAACTCATCTATCGAAGTAAAAGCAGAAAGTGATATCTGCTGTACCTCTTCAAATGCCCTTAAGGTTGTTAAATCAATACCACCTGATAAAAAGATACTATTTGTGCCGGATCAGAATCTGGGAAGTTATGTAGCTGAGCAGAGTGGAAGAGAGATCATTGTTTGGAAGGGTTTCTGTAGTGTTCACCATGTCAATATTACTGTACAAGATGTTGAAAGAGTCAGAAGAGAATATCCGGATTATACATTGATGGTACATCCTGAGTGTATTCCGGAAGTTGTTCGATTAGCCGATATTGTAGCTTCCACAAAAGGGATGGCAGATTTTGTCGCTAAGAATGATAAAGTGATCTTAGGTACAGAAATCGGCTTAACAGAGCAGTTACGATCCCGTTATCCTGCAAAGAAAATTCATCCACTTTCAGAGAAAGCAATATGTAAAAATATGAAGAAAAGCTCACTTCCCCTTTTGTTGGAAGTAATTGATAAAGAAGCCAATGAAATTACTATTGAAAAACAGGTAGCTGATAGGGCTATGCAGGCATTGAAGAGGATGCTGGAAGTTTCTTGA
- the dut gene encoding dUTP diphosphatase, with protein MIRIGIKRLVSQAIIPQKMSQNAAGYDLYSANETTQIIKPRDIALIPTGIAISIPHGYEAQIRPRSGLSLNYGIGILNSPGTIDADYRGEIKVILFNASEATFYLEPGTRIAQMVISQCHEIEFDLCTELDETTRGSGGFGHTDLK; from the coding sequence ATGATTCGGATCGGAATAAAGAGACTCGTATCTCAGGCAATTATACCACAAAAGATGAGTCAAAATGCTGCTGGATACGATCTCTATTCAGCAAATGAAACGACACAGATTATAAAACCAAGAGATATTGCCCTGATTCCAACCGGAATAGCTATCAGTATTCCGCATGGTTATGAGGCACAGATCAGACCTCGCAGCGGTTTATCTCTGAACTACGGGATTGGGATACTGAATTCTCCCGGAACTATTGATGCCGATTATCGCGGTGAGATCAAAGTGATCCTCTTCAATGCCAGTGAAGCGACCTTTTATTTGGAGCCCGGAACCAGAATAGCTCAGATGGTAATATCGCAATGTCACGAGATTGAATTCGATCTCTGTACAGAGCTTGATGAAACTACAAGAGGGAGTGGAGGATTTGGTCATACTGATTTGAAATAA
- a CDS encoding polyprenyl synthetase family protein, whose protein sequence is MKNRMLFKRDLKEKNELVNIALDRFLPRKDEYPKQIHKAMRHTLFAGGKRIRPYLMIRTYNLFSEKTEKITEVAAALELMHTYTLIHDDLPDIDNDDIRRGKPTCHVVYGADLALLAGDALLVNSIELLNMVDLEDTLKLKIIKEFVAVCGDQGLIAGQMADIINEGKKGNPKVLEFIHLNKTVKLFQLCTRIACFVAKAGEEDFQRLDRYGYLFGMAFQIIDDILDIEGEESSLGKTTGKDMESQKVTYPAVYGLEKSKIEAQRMIDEANEILSQYGEKALHLHLLNNYIISREI, encoded by the coding sequence ATGAAGAATAGGATGTTATTTAAAAGAGATTTAAAAGAGAAAAACGAACTGGTCAACATAGCTCTGGATAGATTCTTACCCCGTAAAGATGAATATCCCAAACAGATTCATAAAGCCATGCGACACACGCTATTTGCAGGGGGCAAAAGGATTAGACCCTACTTAATGATCCGAACCTACAATCTCTTTTCTGAAAAAACCGAAAAGATAACCGAGGTCGCCGCTGCCTTAGAATTAATGCATACTTATACCCTAATACACGATGATCTGCCGGATATTGATAATGATGATATCCGTCGTGGTAAACCAACCTGTCATGTTGTTTATGGAGCTGATTTGGCTTTATTAGCAGGAGATGCACTTCTTGTTAACTCAATCGAGTTATTGAACATGGTTGATCTAGAAGATACGTTGAAGTTAAAGATCATCAAAGAATTTGTTGCCGTTTGTGGAGATCAGGGACTTATAGCCGGACAAATGGCAGATATAATAAACGAAGGCAAGAAAGGAAACCCCAAAGTATTAGAATTCATACATTTGAACAAAACCGTCAAACTCTTTCAACTTTGTACGAGAATTGCTTGTTTTGTCGCCAAAGCCGGAGAAGAAGATTTTCAACGTCTCGACAGATATGGCTATCTTTTCGGCATGGCATTTCAAATTATTGATGATATCCTTGATATTGAAGGTGAGGAGAGTAGTTTAGGCAAGACTACCGGTAAAGACATGGAAAGCCAAAAGGTTACTTATCCGGCGGTCTATGGACTTGAGAAGTCAAAAATCGAAGCACAACGAATGATTGATGAGGCAAATGAAATCCTCTCTCAATATGGAGAAAAAGCTCTCCATCTGCACTTACTAAACAATTATATTATCTCCCGAGAAATATAA
- the xseB gene encoding exodeoxyribonuclease VII small subunit: protein MNNDIQFKIALKRLEEIIEKLEDDIDDLDELVKLFEEGSELVAICDKKLSDVESKIEMITKKLNERSQTTDRGSDEE, encoded by the coding sequence ATGAATAATGATATCCAATTTAAGATAGCCCTGAAGCGTTTAGAAGAGATTATCGAGAAATTAGAAGACGATATCGATGATCTTGACGAACTTGTGAAATTATTCGAAGAGGGTTCGGAGTTAGTTGCAATCTGCGACAAGAAATTATCTGATGTGGAGTCAAAAATAGAAATGATAACCAAAAAATTAAACGAAAGAAGCCAAACAACAGACAGGGGAAGTGATGAAGAATAG